The following is a genomic window from Dermatophilaceae bacterium Soc4.6.
GAGGTGCTGCGACAGCAGTCGCGCACGCGGATCCCGCTGGCGCCGCCGGCCGTCGCCGGTCTGGTCAACCTCCGCGGTCAGGTGCTCACCGCCATCGACCTGCGCTCGCGGCTGGGCCTGACCCAGCGCCCGGCAGGGGTCGAGCCGATGGTCGTCGTCGTACAGATCGGCGGTGAGCCGGTCAGCCTGCTCGTCGACTCGATCGGGGACGTCGTCGACGTCGACTCCGACACCTTCGAGCCGCCTCCGGACACGCTCTCGGACGCGGGTCGAGAGCTCATCACGGGCGCCTACAAGATGGCGGACCACCTGCTGCTGGCCCTCGACACCGACCGCGCGGTCGCCGTCTGAGACAACCCCAGCGCCGACCGGACGCCACCCCGACATGTGATGCACGTCACGTCTGCGGTCTTCCCTCGCC
Proteins encoded in this region:
- a CDS encoding chemotaxis protein CheW, which codes for MKVQLATFQLAGRTYGIEVGVVQEVLRQQSRTRIPLAPPAVAGLVNLRGQVLTAIDLRSRLGLTQRPAGVEPMVVVVQIGGEPVSLLVDSIGDVVDVDSDTFEPPPDTLSDAGRELITGAYKMADHLLLALDTDRAVAV